In Vigna angularis cultivar LongXiaoDou No.4 chromosome 8, ASM1680809v1, whole genome shotgun sequence, one DNA window encodes the following:
- the LOC108343894 gene encoding uncharacterized protein LOC108343894 isoform X2: MGKEGYFAGRSSKKGVVVGGGGGGDAETQAPSGCMCAVFQFFDFHPFHFPNITQQQTSFKPPSCTLQDHATVSKGAEAPRNSLESEDGDAPVSSLSSKEEDFKIPNIMQIKTSGGRRTGGGNLNDLSAEITSSPGTKTPTLVARLMGLDLLPGTQSPSFSSSSSSSSCLSAPNTHGNAPHLHHHLRHKQHVQTKHRNSIDSSDIAATRSLPETPRISLARRSDVDYYHHRFSLQINKENMNLGEDLELPRLSFSKKKCDENNGRSPGHYARQIVKQVKDSVGRKVGQDITNTLKTREEIVGQLKSKKSSKTSPLKAINETESSPLKPHSNTSSYSPRLRFIDKNKQSTTATPSPLTPKDQNMLKLPSPPPPVNTQLSRVLAKPKPQTLSLPEQQDFHQNSKSEPKCKMATNEKFNSRFKRPPQTSDIIRNKQEESFVIRPTSPTRASDTKTSKSKKIHPLSSNLLNNINTVPNLLPVKTDPSPPATKIPPKQSQVCDSQESKSSSQLSSCSRQRYKQEGTTTLATRETSQNKHNSASATIGAPQPHTPQELHYITAILARTTALNVEDNPTNPPLTSHQHHHWFSPTHSLDPSIFLHLEHLATNKDLSFSPTEQLGHHWNRKLLFDLVDEVLKEILQERGKNGLWFSKGVGGCWHSGSVVERVWKRVGEFPRAKCEVLEDIDGLIEGEDMQKEKDGEGLEEEGEGLVAEIEGNIWDTLVHETVMLIDCLGNVRKEKLLDDVKISHVCTISQF; this comes from the exons ATGGGCAAGGAAGGGTATTTTGCTGGAAGATCATCAAAGAAAGGTGTAGTAgttggaggaggaggaggaggtgatGCTGAAACACAAGCCccttctggttgcatgtgtgcTGTTTTTCAGTTCTTTGATTTCCATCCCTTTCACTTTCCCAACATAACCCAACAACAAACCTCTTTCAAACCACCCTCATGCACTTTACAAGACCATGCCACAGTCTCCAAAG GTGCTGAAGCACCTAGGAACAGCTTGGAATCAGAGGATGGTGATGCTCCTGTTTCATCTCTCTCttcaaaagaagaggattttaAAATTCCT AATATTATGCAAATTAAGACAAGTGGAGGCAGAAGAACAGGTGGTGGAAATTTGAATGACTTGTCTGCAGAAATCACCAGCTCACCAGGGACAAAGACACCAACTTTGGTGGCCAGGTTAATGGGTTTGGATCTTCTTCCAGGGACACAGTCaccctctttctcttcttcttcttcttcttcttcgtgtCTTTCCGCTCCCAACACACACGGCAATGCGCCACATCTGCACCACCACCTCAGGCACAAGCAACATGTCCAAACGAAGCATAGAAACAGCATAGACAGCAGTGACATTGCAGCCACGAGATCTTTGCCTGAGACACCAAGAATCTCCTTAGCAAGAAGATCAGATGTTGATTACTACCACCACAGATTCTCACTCCAAATCAACAAGGAAAACATGAATCTTGGTGAGGATTTGGAGCTCCCTAGGCTCTCGTTTTCCAAAAAGAAGTGTGATGAGAACAATGGCAGGAGTCCAGGCCACTATGCTAGGCAAATAGTCAAACAGGTTAAGGATAGTGTGGGCAGAAAAGTTGGCCAAGACATCACAAACACTCTCAAAACAAGAGAGGAAATTGTAGGCCAACTCAAAAGCAAAAAATCTTCCAAAACATCACCACTGAAAGCAATTAATGAAACTGAAAGTAGTCCTCTGAAACCACACTCAAACACATCTTCCTATTCCCCAAGGCTTAGATTCATTGACAAGAACAAACAAAGCACCACAGCCACACCATCACCACTCACCCCAAAAGACCAAAACATGCTAAAACTACCATCACCTCCTCCTCCAGTTAACACTCAGCTTTCAAGAGTTTTAGCAAAACCAAAGCCTCAAACATTATCTTTGCCAGAGCAGCAAGATTTTCATCAGAATAGCAAATCTGAACCAAAATGCAAAATGGCTACCAATGAAAAGTTCAACTCAAGGTTCAAAAGGCCTCCTCAGACATCGGACATAATCAGAAACAAACAAGAGGAATCGTTCGTCATTCGTCCCACATCGCCTACTAGAGCCAGTGACACCAAAACTTCTAAAAGCAAGAAAATTCATCCATTGTCAAGTAATCTTCTCAACAACATCAACACTGTACCAAATCTTCTTCCTGTCAAGACTGACCCTTCTCCTCCAGCAACCAAAATTCCTCCAAAACAG TCACAGGTGTGTGATAGTCAAGAGTCCAAAAGCAGCTCACAGTTATCTAGTTGTTCGCGCCAGAGGTACAAACAAGAAGGAACAACCACACTCGCCACCCGAGAAACGTCACAGAACAAACATAACAGTGCCTCCGCCACCATTGGAGCACCGCAGCCTCACACCCCACAAGAGCTTCACTACATCACAGCAATCCTTGCCCGTACAACTGCCCTAAACGTGGAGGACAACCCCACAAACCCACCATTAACGTCCCACCAACACCACCACTGGTTCTCCCCAACCCATTCACTTGACCCATCAATCTTCCTCCACCTGGAACACCTCGCCACCAACAAAGATCTGAGCTTTTCCCCGACAGAACAactgggtcaccattggaatcGGAAGTTACTTTTCGATCTGGTGGACGAGGTTCTGAAGGAGATTCTGCAAGAGAGAGGGAAGAATGGGCTTTGGTTTTCGAAGGGTGTCGGCGGCTGTTGGCACAGTGGGAGCGTTGTGGAGAGGGTGTGGAAGAGGGTGGGTGAGTTCCCACGTGCGAAGTGTGAGGTGTTGGAGGACATTGATGGGTTGATTGAGGGAGAGGACATGCAGAAAGAGAAGGATGGTGAAGGGTtggaggaagaaggagaagggttGGTGGCAGAGATTGAAGGGAACATATGGGACACGTTGGTGCATGAAACGGTTATGCTTATAGATTGCTTGGGAAATGTGAGAAAAGAGAAGTTATTAGATGATGTGAAAATATCACATGTTTGTACTATCTCTCAATTTTAA
- the LOC108343894 gene encoding uncharacterized protein LOC108343894 isoform X1 → MGKEGYFAGRSSKKGVVVGGGGGGDAETQAPSGCMCAVFQFFDFHPFHFPNITQQQTSFKPPSCTLQDHATVSKGAEAPRNSLESEDGDAPVSSLSSKEEDFKIPKNIMQIKTSGGRRTGGGNLNDLSAEITSSPGTKTPTLVARLMGLDLLPGTQSPSFSSSSSSSSCLSAPNTHGNAPHLHHHLRHKQHVQTKHRNSIDSSDIAATRSLPETPRISLARRSDVDYYHHRFSLQINKENMNLGEDLELPRLSFSKKKCDENNGRSPGHYARQIVKQVKDSVGRKVGQDITNTLKTREEIVGQLKSKKSSKTSPLKAINETESSPLKPHSNTSSYSPRLRFIDKNKQSTTATPSPLTPKDQNMLKLPSPPPPVNTQLSRVLAKPKPQTLSLPEQQDFHQNSKSEPKCKMATNEKFNSRFKRPPQTSDIIRNKQEESFVIRPTSPTRASDTKTSKSKKIHPLSSNLLNNINTVPNLLPVKTDPSPPATKIPPKQSQVCDSQESKSSSQLSSCSRQRYKQEGTTTLATRETSQNKHNSASATIGAPQPHTPQELHYITAILARTTALNVEDNPTNPPLTSHQHHHWFSPTHSLDPSIFLHLEHLATNKDLSFSPTEQLGHHWNRKLLFDLVDEVLKEILQERGKNGLWFSKGVGGCWHSGSVVERVWKRVGEFPRAKCEVLEDIDGLIEGEDMQKEKDGEGLEEEGEGLVAEIEGNIWDTLVHETVMLIDCLGNVRKEKLLDDVKISHVCTISQF, encoded by the exons ATGGGCAAGGAAGGGTATTTTGCTGGAAGATCATCAAAGAAAGGTGTAGTAgttggaggaggaggaggaggtgatGCTGAAACACAAGCCccttctggttgcatgtgtgcTGTTTTTCAGTTCTTTGATTTCCATCCCTTTCACTTTCCCAACATAACCCAACAACAAACCTCTTTCAAACCACCCTCATGCACTTTACAAGACCATGCCACAGTCTCCAAAG GTGCTGAAGCACCTAGGAACAGCTTGGAATCAGAGGATGGTGATGCTCCTGTTTCATCTCTCTCttcaaaagaagaggattttaAAATTCCT AAGAATATTATGCAAATTAAGACAAGTGGAGGCAGAAGAACAGGTGGTGGAAATTTGAATGACTTGTCTGCAGAAATCACCAGCTCACCAGGGACAAAGACACCAACTTTGGTGGCCAGGTTAATGGGTTTGGATCTTCTTCCAGGGACACAGTCaccctctttctcttcttcttcttcttcttcttcgtgtCTTTCCGCTCCCAACACACACGGCAATGCGCCACATCTGCACCACCACCTCAGGCACAAGCAACATGTCCAAACGAAGCATAGAAACAGCATAGACAGCAGTGACATTGCAGCCACGAGATCTTTGCCTGAGACACCAAGAATCTCCTTAGCAAGAAGATCAGATGTTGATTACTACCACCACAGATTCTCACTCCAAATCAACAAGGAAAACATGAATCTTGGTGAGGATTTGGAGCTCCCTAGGCTCTCGTTTTCCAAAAAGAAGTGTGATGAGAACAATGGCAGGAGTCCAGGCCACTATGCTAGGCAAATAGTCAAACAGGTTAAGGATAGTGTGGGCAGAAAAGTTGGCCAAGACATCACAAACACTCTCAAAACAAGAGAGGAAATTGTAGGCCAACTCAAAAGCAAAAAATCTTCCAAAACATCACCACTGAAAGCAATTAATGAAACTGAAAGTAGTCCTCTGAAACCACACTCAAACACATCTTCCTATTCCCCAAGGCTTAGATTCATTGACAAGAACAAACAAAGCACCACAGCCACACCATCACCACTCACCCCAAAAGACCAAAACATGCTAAAACTACCATCACCTCCTCCTCCAGTTAACACTCAGCTTTCAAGAGTTTTAGCAAAACCAAAGCCTCAAACATTATCTTTGCCAGAGCAGCAAGATTTTCATCAGAATAGCAAATCTGAACCAAAATGCAAAATGGCTACCAATGAAAAGTTCAACTCAAGGTTCAAAAGGCCTCCTCAGACATCGGACATAATCAGAAACAAACAAGAGGAATCGTTCGTCATTCGTCCCACATCGCCTACTAGAGCCAGTGACACCAAAACTTCTAAAAGCAAGAAAATTCATCCATTGTCAAGTAATCTTCTCAACAACATCAACACTGTACCAAATCTTCTTCCTGTCAAGACTGACCCTTCTCCTCCAGCAACCAAAATTCCTCCAAAACAG TCACAGGTGTGTGATAGTCAAGAGTCCAAAAGCAGCTCACAGTTATCTAGTTGTTCGCGCCAGAGGTACAAACAAGAAGGAACAACCACACTCGCCACCCGAGAAACGTCACAGAACAAACATAACAGTGCCTCCGCCACCATTGGAGCACCGCAGCCTCACACCCCACAAGAGCTTCACTACATCACAGCAATCCTTGCCCGTACAACTGCCCTAAACGTGGAGGACAACCCCACAAACCCACCATTAACGTCCCACCAACACCACCACTGGTTCTCCCCAACCCATTCACTTGACCCATCAATCTTCCTCCACCTGGAACACCTCGCCACCAACAAAGATCTGAGCTTTTCCCCGACAGAACAactgggtcaccattggaatcGGAAGTTACTTTTCGATCTGGTGGACGAGGTTCTGAAGGAGATTCTGCAAGAGAGAGGGAAGAATGGGCTTTGGTTTTCGAAGGGTGTCGGCGGCTGTTGGCACAGTGGGAGCGTTGTGGAGAGGGTGTGGAAGAGGGTGGGTGAGTTCCCACGTGCGAAGTGTGAGGTGTTGGAGGACATTGATGGGTTGATTGAGGGAGAGGACATGCAGAAAGAGAAGGATGGTGAAGGGTtggaggaagaaggagaagggttGGTGGCAGAGATTGAAGGGAACATATGGGACACGTTGGTGCATGAAACGGTTATGCTTATAGATTGCTTGGGAAATGTGAGAAAAGAGAAGTTATTAGATGATGTGAAAATATCACATGTTTGTACTATCTCTCAATTTTAA